The Coraliomargarita sinensis genomic sequence GCCCGGCTGGGGTTCGCCTATTGACGGGGATTCGTTGTCTGACCTGGGGTGGTGGCCTGGCGCAGGGCTTGGTGCTGGTGCTGATTGGTGGCTTTGCCGCCGTCGACATGGCGCTTTTCAGTTTATTGAGTTTGGCTGCGCTGCTATTGGCGGTCCTCAAGGAAGACGATTTTATCTGGGCGGCCTGGCTGGCATTATCGGCGGTGGCCGCCGCGACGGTTTCGAACGCGAGTGGGGAATGGGCCAGCTGGTTGGCGACACCGCTCGGACTGATGGCTTTGTTCTTCGCGGTGGGCCACTGGCGTGGACTTTCTTCAGAGCGGCCGCTTGCCTGGAGGAGTGTTTCCATGGCAGCCGCGCTGCTGGTGGTGCCTCTGCTTTATTTGAACCGCGAGATCATCGTGGTGGCGGTGGCCCCGAGTGCATCCGTTTGGCTGGCCATTTCTCTATTCTGGGCTGCTTTGCTGGCTGCTGCGGGGGAGCATCTCTTGCGGAGAGAGGGTGATAAGGTTGTCGCCGGGGGATACTCGGCCTTCGCTTTTTTCCTTTCTTTGTTCGGAATCTGGCTCTATCTGCCCGAGGAATATTTCGCGCATGCGGCTGCCGGCTTTTTATTTGCGGCAGCCCTCTACTGGAAGTGGCGAGGCTTCGGGCGTTCGAAATTTGTGCTGTCTGTTTTAGCGGGCATCTGGGCTCTCTGGATGCTTCCCTTCGCCGAATCGGCTGTCGGCTATTTCTTTCAGGAGGCAATCCATGGCGTGGTCGAGCCGGGTGGACGTTCCATCCTCGGCTGGGCTGCGGGCTTGCTCGGTCTCGTTTCCGTCTGGGGCTGTTTTCGCAGAGTATGGGAGAGGCCGTCGAACCAGGTGCTGGCTTGGGTGCTTGGCATCGTCTCGCTAGTGGCATTTGTCGCCGGGTATCAGTGGCTTCACGCTCAATATATGCCGGAGTCATGGACTCTGGCTTCTGCTCTGGGGGGATTGACCGCACTGCTGGCTCTGGCCGCGGTGGCTCTTTCCGTGCTGAAGTCCTCGTCCCTTCGTTGGGCAAGTCGGGTTACCGCAGGGCTCGCCGGACTGCGTGTCGTGTGGTTGCACCTGGGCGGCCCGGGTGCTGAGGGGGAGAGTTTTTTCTGGAATGCCCTCGTTTTGCAGTTCGGAGTTCCGTTCTCTGCCGCTTGCGCCCTGGCTTGGCGGAGTGATCGCGAGGCATTGAAGGGCGTACGGCAGATTTATCAATCGGCTACCATGTTGCTGGGCTTTGTCTGGATGACATTTTTGGTCCAGGACTATTATGGAGGCAGCCATCTTCTGGGTGGTCCGACTTCGAGCAGTGAGCTCTACACCTACTCCGTGGTCTGGCTGCTTCTGGCCGTGGCTTACCAGGCGGTCGGGTTGTGGCGCGATCAGGCCGCCATACACGTCGGCTCGCTCATCCTGTTGTTGGTTACGGTGGGTAAAGTGTTTCTTGTCGACGCCTCCGAACTGGAAGGACTCTTCCGTGTGCTCTCATTCCTTGGGCTGGGGCTTGCACTTATCGGAATCGGGTTTTTCTACAATAAAGTGGTCTTTGCCCGCCGCGTGAGAGCGGACGGAGAGAATTCGCCGGAATAAGAAAAAATAAAATTTC encodes the following:
- a CDS encoding DUF2339 domain-containing protein, with translation MMELLALLLVLLLVAAAILPWVNLARINRQRDELERLQREVDGLRRQRPERAPVRDQGRELPDAPAQQSKPGFPDRVFPKQPVAGTAPKSGGGESAKTVNETAPPPIPVVAQSAAGAKEKTSGDSQDWFSKIAIWVGSVALLMAGFYMIKYSIDEGLMTPAVRIWLTTGFGALLCVAGFVIGVKSTQIANGRIGQALSGAGIACLYFAAYASVHLYSFLIAGQGFVAMLSVTVLAVVLSLKNGAPVALMGLVGGFLTPWLMSTGSNDTVMLFSYLFLLFCGAQFLCMRRGWWALLLGSLVGTYLWSTVVIVGNLTGTLDNLEGTLIFVLGICLVNAAWVFLAKNGAQGPAGVRLLTGIRCLTWGGGLAQGLVLVLIGGFAAVDMALFSLLSLAALLLAVLKEDDFIWAAWLALSAVAAATVSNASGEWASWLATPLGLMALFFAVGHWRGLSSERPLAWRSVSMAAALLVVPLLYLNREIIVVAVAPSASVWLAISLFWAALLAAAGEHLLRREGDKVVAGGYSAFAFFLSLFGIWLYLPEEYFAHAAAGFLFAAALYWKWRGFGRSKFVLSVLAGIWALWMLPFAESAVGYFFQEAIHGVVEPGGRSILGWAAGLLGLVSVWGCFRRVWERPSNQVLAWVLGIVSLVAFVAGYQWLHAQYMPESWTLASALGGLTALLALAAVALSVLKSSSLRWASRVTAGLAGLRVVWLHLGGPGAEGESFFWNALVLQFGVPFSAACALAWRSDREALKGVRQIYQSATMLLGFVWMTFLVQDYYGGSHLLGGPTSSSELYTYSVVWLLLAVAYQAVGLWRDQAAIHVGSLILLLVTVGKVFLVDASELEGLFRVLSFLGLGLALIGIGFFYNKVVFARRVRADGENSPE